In Legionella cincinnatiensis, the DNA window TGTCCCATAATCTTCATTAAGTATAACAATATAAGAGTTTATTTAAGATAACTTTAAAATAAAAATAAGTTTCTTAAAGCGCATATGCAAAATTATCGCATGCTTTATAATACGTTGTTTGCAGTGGTTTTGGAAAAAATTGCTATTTACTGTAAAGTTAATGTTTATTTGAAGTAGCGAAAATTTTAATCTGCATCAATGAGCTAAAAAGGTATTTCATGAAAAGGATATTTAAAGTCTCAAAAAATGAGATTAATTTACCTGTCATTGTGATTGTTATCAGTGTATTAATTGGTATTTATCATATTTTTTCTTATTTGATTCCTTTTACAAGCCATGCTTTCGTTGTGACTAATGTCACACCTGTTGCCGCAGATGTTTCCGGTTTCATTACTAAGATTTATGTACATAATGGGAGTATTGTTAAAAAAGATCAGCCTTTGTTTGAGGTTTATCAGAAACCTTATCGTTTAACTTATGAATATGCAAAAGCACGGCATGAAGAAGCAATAGAATCTCTCAAAGTGATTGATCGCCAAACGCAAAAAACGGAAACATTATTAGCTGCTGCAAAATATGCTTACGAAAAAGCCAAATTTGAATACCAATTAAAAAAAGCGCCTAGTGTACGTGAGGCTTTGTCAAAACTTGAAGTGCGCACGCTTGATTATGATTTACATTCGCTTGAACAGAAGATGGATTCACTGAAAAAACAAATTGCTATTGAAGATCAGCAAATTATTCAACAAAGAAAACTCATTAAAGCACTCAACGCAGAAAAACATAATGCTCGCGTTAATCTTGATTTAACTACAGTCAGAGCTCCGGCCGATGGAGTCGTTGATAATCTTTATATTGGTCCAGGAACACCCGTTAAAATTCATGAACCTTTATTCTCATTTATCGATACGTCAAAGTGGTGGGTACAGGCAAACTTATATGAAACTGACTTACGGCGAGTAAGGCCTGGCGATAAGGTGTACATAATGCTGCGTATGTATTATTTTAATAAAATCTTTCATGGACGGATAGTCAATACTATATGGGCGGCGGACCGGCAAACAACAGATCCACGCACGCAACAACAAAAAGTGGGTAGCAACAATCAATGGCTTTTGGAGCCTCAACGTTTTCCAATTCAGATAGAAATTCTTGATCCAGATCCTAAATATCCTCTTCATCCTGGTGCCAGTGCTTATGTTTATATCAAAACTCACTCACATCATTGAAGTTTATGATCCATATGGGAATCATCGCGTAAATGGAATGAAAGCTACTTATGTTTTGTTGATTCTATTTGCGGTTAACTTTGTTTTTTCCATTCCTAACCCTTACTTTTATTATTTTTATATTCCTCTAACAGCAATGGCTGCCGAAGTTGTTGGCGAAACTATGAAGAAAAAAAACTTACTGCTTTTTTATTGTATATTATGGTCTGCTATTAGTGCGTTTTTCTTTGATATTTTTTCTATTACCCCTTTTTTTCCTATTCTTGCATTTTTTTATTCTTTTCTGCTGTATTTAATTGCCATTAAAAGCAGAATGCATACCATTGTTATTGCACCCGTTGCATTAAGTTTAGGTGCTTATTCTTTATTGTATGGAGAGATTAATACCAGTTTTTATGCAATCTTAAATAATTGCTTAAACACGTTCATTGCAATGGCAGTAGTTTTTGCTGCATTAGCTTTTTTTCCTCGCAGCTATTATTATCGTCTGTGGTTAAGAGCATTATTATTATTGATGGCACAAATTACGGAGCATTTATCCTTAATGGTTGCAAATCAAAGAATTGTTTTTGATCCAGTCCGCGGCCATACGACCCATTTAGTACGCTATACAAGAATGTTACCTCGTTCTTTTCCACTGCGTTCGATTTGGAAGATTAATTTACTGATGAATCAATTGCATTTATTAGTTTGTGTTACTGAGGCAGAGGCAATTATGATGGATAGTGAAAAGATTAACTTATTTATTCAAAAGCTCCATGTTTTTAAACAAGCAGTTGAAAAAGAACGGCCTTGTGATTTAGCCCCAACGCCTTGGGTCATTTTAAATAAATTAGTACATTCTTGGAATTATCTGTGTTTAAAAATATAGATTATCGAAAAACGCGAGCATTACAGATTTGCCTTGTTTTTGCCACAGCTTTGGCCGTTCAGCGGCTAATGGGATATTCCCATGCTGGATGGATAGGTTTTGCTGTAATGATGATTTATGCAGGTTTTGATAAGGGGGCAAGCTTATTACGTACTACCCACCGATTCTGGGGGGCTGTTTTGGGATTGCTCCTTTCTTATTTTTTGTGGGTTATGGGACAAATAGATTTTCGTTTAATCTTGATTGTTATTCCTTTTATTGTATTTATGGCTTACTTTTCTTTAGGTAAACTTTATGCATTTCCAACTATTTTTACCGTGACTTTGACCTCATTAGGCACTGATTATTATGGGGGAAATAATTATGCTGTTCCTAATTTCTTTTTTGACTATCTATTGTCCACCGTCGTTGCTTTTTTATTGTGTTTCATGTTTGAGTTTTTCGTATTTCGGGGTAGCCAATTATCACGCAAATTTTATCTTGATTTGCAAAAAAGAATTATTACACGTTTAAATAAGCTCTTTCATATAGTAATCCAACGACCAATGCGCGATAGTAGTTATTTACACGTAAGTATTGAATTAAACACAAATATATTGGATTTGTATGCCTTTGTTGATGCAGCAAAACATGAGACGCATCCAGAAATAAATT includes these proteins:
- a CDS encoding HlyD family secretion protein, with amino-acid sequence MKRIFKVSKNEINLPVIVIVISVLIGIYHIFSYLIPFTSHAFVVTNVTPVAADVSGFITKIYVHNGSIVKKDQPLFEVYQKPYRLTYEYAKARHEEAIESLKVIDRQTQKTETLLAAAKYAYEKAKFEYQLKKAPSVREALSKLEVRTLDYDLHSLEQKMDSLKKQIAIEDQQIIQQRKLIKALNAEKHNARVNLDLTTVRAPADGVVDNLYIGPGTPVKIHEPLFSFIDTSKWWVQANLYETDLRRVRPGDKVYIMLRMYYFNKIFHGRIVNTIWAADRQTTDPRTQQQKVGSNNQWLLEPQRFPIQIEILDPDPKYPLHPGASAYVYIKTHSHH
- a CDS encoding FUSC family protein, which encodes MFKNIDYRKTRALQICLVFATALAVQRLMGYSHAGWIGFAVMMIYAGFDKGASLLRTTHRFWGAVLGLLLSYFLWVMGQIDFRLILIVIPFIVFMAYFSLGKLYAFPTIFTVTLTSLGTDYYGGNNYAVPNFFFDYLLSTVVAFLLCFMFEFFVFRGSQLSRKFYLDLQKRIITRLNKLFHIVIQRPMRDSSYLHVSIELNTNILDLYAFVDAAKHETHPEINFLEELSFFSSVVQQAYHNIRRLFILSPHRNELLELETQNILEQLARENQSQRIKYIGE